In a single window of the Candidatus Eremiobacteraceae bacterium genome:
- a CDS encoding DMT family transporter, which translates to MTAGEPRGSAVARYPLLLLGVIGLSCAGIFYSLAHAPAMAMVAYRSLFAALLVLPLLAFSRRGARAAAQTAMRRGDLALSITAGALFAIDLTLWAVGLHFTSVSSAMLFVSTDPIWIALFGAMFFAEKPRPLAVAGILVAVAGTLVVAGMDIRISGSALAGDALALSAALAETWYLLIGRRVRIRVDTTRYATVVYISCAVCTWLMMAATRYSPAITLHDLWLALALALIVTIVGHTLIQRSLGYLPAAVVAVSFLSQPLIAAVLAFIVLHQTVPVTTAIGGLIALAGIGLVAYANERVAPGVDAAVV; encoded by the coding sequence TTGACGGCCGGCGAGCCACGCGGGAGCGCCGTTGCGCGCTACCCGCTGCTCTTGCTGGGCGTCATCGGCTTGTCGTGCGCGGGCATCTTCTATTCGCTCGCGCATGCGCCGGCGATGGCCATGGTGGCATATCGCAGTCTATTCGCCGCGCTCTTGGTCTTGCCGCTCCTCGCGTTCTCGAGGCGCGGTGCGCGCGCGGCAGCGCAGACGGCGATGCGCCGCGGGGATCTCGCACTTTCCATCACCGCCGGTGCGCTGTTCGCAATCGATCTCACGCTGTGGGCCGTCGGCCTTCACTTCACTTCGGTTTCGAGCGCGATGCTTTTCGTGAGCACCGATCCGATTTGGATCGCGCTCTTCGGCGCGATGTTCTTCGCGGAAAAGCCGAGGCCGCTTGCGGTCGCCGGCATCTTGGTCGCCGTCGCGGGGACGTTGGTCGTGGCAGGTATGGACATACGGATATCGGGATCCGCGCTCGCCGGTGATGCGCTCGCACTATCGGCGGCGCTCGCCGAAACGTGGTACTTGCTCATCGGGCGGCGCGTCCGGATACGCGTGGACACGACGCGCTACGCCACCGTCGTCTACATCTCGTGCGCCGTGTGCACGTGGCTGATGATGGCGGCGACGCGCTACTCGCCCGCGATAACGCTGCACGACCTGTGGCTGGCTCTCGCGCTCGCGCTTATCGTCACGATCGTGGGGCACACGCTCATCCAGCGCTCACTGGGCTATTTGCCGGCGGCCGTCGTGGCCGTCAGCTTTCTTTCGCAGCCGCTCATCGCAGCGGTGCTGGCATTCATCGTGCTGCACCAGACGGTGCCGGTGACGACCGCGATAGGCGGACTGATCGCTTTGGCGGGCATCG
- a CDS encoding acyl-CoA thioesterase, giving the protein MTDQKAVIPAGKPVAASVTVLATLAEPADANPMGNVHGGHIMKLVDQAAAAAAIRHAGKLCVTASIDRLDFLHPVRIGDMIELKSAVNFTHKTSMEVGVHIDTENLATGKRNHVASAYLIFVALDERGRPASVLPVIPETASEKLRYQQGELRYRQRKETREQERALDTAARDR; this is encoded by the coding sequence ATGACCGACCAAAAAGCCGTAATTCCAGCCGGCAAGCCCGTTGCCGCCTCCGTCACCGTTCTCGCCACACTTGCCGAACCTGCCGACGCCAACCCGATGGGAAACGTCCACGGCGGCCACATCATGAAGCTGGTCGACCAAGCGGCTGCCGCAGCGGCGATCCGCCACGCGGGGAAGCTGTGCGTCACTGCAAGCATCGACCGCTTGGATTTTCTGCACCCCGTGCGCATCGGCGATATGATCGAATTGAAGTCGGCAGTCAACTTCACGCACAAGACGTCGATGGAAGTCGGCGTTCATATCGACACCGAAAATCTGGCGACCGGCAAACGTAACCACGTCGCATCGGCGTATCTCATTTTCGTCGCCTTGGACGAACGAGGGCGACCGGCGTCCGTTCTGCCCGTCATCCCGGAAACAGCCAGCGAGAAACTTCGCTACCAGCAAGGCGAATTGCGCTACCGCCAGCGCAAGGAGACACGCGAACAAGAACGGGCGCTGGACACCGCCGCTCGCGACCGTTGA
- a CDS encoding sigma-70 family RNA polymerase sigma factor, protein MTGGSVINATVPGDETLVALVLKGNSQAFAPLVERHQRGIVNFIYACVRSGEDANDLAQETFMRAYAHLRTFNPTLGKFSTWLYQIARNVARTHLGKESRRPQTEDLYEDETIEQRLPETRRDAAPEATLIAAEDEALVRDALAHIPEKMRAALALRFFNHLEYQEIADTMQVTLGNVKTLIHRGKAALARELAQDRTAGLIASSIQREVRGRELLSL, encoded by the coding sequence GTGACGGGAGGTTCGGTCATCAACGCGACGGTGCCGGGAGACGAGACGCTCGTAGCGCTCGTGCTCAAAGGAAACTCCCAGGCTTTCGCGCCGCTCGTGGAGCGCCATCAGCGCGGGATCGTCAACTTCATCTACGCATGCGTCCGCTCGGGCGAGGACGCAAACGATCTAGCCCAGGAGACTTTCATGCGCGCATACGCCCACCTTCGGACCTTCAACCCGACGCTCGGCAAGTTCTCAACATGGCTTTATCAGATCGCGCGCAACGTCGCCCGCACACATCTCGGCAAAGAGAGCCGCCGGCCGCAGACCGAAGATCTCTACGAAGACGAAACAATCGAGCAGCGCCTGCCGGAGACGAGACGCGATGCCGCGCCCGAAGCGACGCTCATCGCCGCCGAGGACGAGGCGCTCGTGCGCGATGCGCTCGCCCACATTCCCGAAAAGATGCGCGCCGCGTTGGCGTTACGTTTTTTCAATCATCTCGAATATCAGGAAATAGCAGATACGATGCAAGTGACCCTCGGCAACGTCAAGACGCTGATCCACCGCGGCAAGGCGGCGTTGGCGCGGGAGCTGGCGCAGGACCGGACCGCCGGTCTGATCGCCTCATCGATCCAAAGGGAGGTGCGCGGACGTGAATTGCTCAGCTTGTAG